The DNA region TTGTGGTAGAAGCAAATCATATGTGTATGATGATGCGTGGCGTAGAAAAACAAAACTCTTTGACCACAACTTCCACTTTCTGTGGCGCATTTGAAAACGAAGTTACCCGCAATGAATTTTTGCGTTTATTGCAAATGAAATAAATTTCTTAAATGCCAGCGTTTTGAAAAAATGCTGGCATTTTTTTGTCTAAATGAATTGCTATGCAGCTTGCCAAAATTATTGCTAATAATATCTTTTTAATTCTAAGTATTGCTTGTTTTACATTTTCCATATTTCATCCTTGTTATGGTACAGGTCCAGATATGCCAGAGCAAGAGCAAGGTTTGGGTTTATTGATATTCGGATGGATGGGTTTGATGATGGGAGCTCCTGGGATTGTTTGGCTTGCCAATCCTTTACTGATATTGTCTTGGATTTTTAATAAAAAGAAAAATACATTGGCAATACTTTTTGGTGTTTCAGCGATTATTTGTGCTTTATATTTTTTCTCCATCAAAGAAATATTGGTTGATGAGGCCGGGCATAAATCAAAAATTACAAATTATTATTTAGGTTATTGGTATTGGGTAAGTAGTATGATTCTTAATTTGATTGATGCATTAATTCAAAAGTATAGATTTCAGAAGTTATGAAATTAAGAATGCTTCACTTCGTATGTAATGACGTCATTACATACGAAGTGAAGCATTCTCAAGTATAGAATATTTTTTTAATTCAAATTATTGACCGCTGCAGTTAAGCGAGGTAATATTTCAAATACATCTCCGACGATACCATAATCTGCCGCTTTGAAGAATGGCGCTTCAGGATCATTATTGATAACGACGATTACTTTACTTCTATTTACACCACCCAAATGTTGAATCGCACCTGAAATGCCAGCCGCAATATATAAATTAGGCGCAATTTGTTTACCAGTTTGACCTACGTGCTCGTGATGAGGACGCCATCCACTATCAGAAACGGGGCGACTGCAAGCCAAACCTGCATGCAAACTATGCGCTAAATCTTCTACTATTTTCCAATTTTCTGGACCTTTCAATCCGCGTCCACCACTTACGACGATAGACGCTTCGCTTAATGGAATTTCTCCTTTGACTATATCTACAGATTGAATGGTAACTTTTGATGCTTCCAAATTCAAACTTACTGCTTCTACATTGGCAGTCGCATCACTTGTTTTTACTTCAAAACTATTGCTTGATATAGAAATTACTTTAACCGCAGTATTGATTTTATACCATGCGAATGCTTTACCAGAATATACGGCTTTTTTCACTGAAAATCCATTTTCCAATTTTGGAAGACCGATCGCATTAGAAACGAAACCTGCTTTTAATTTGGCAGATAATCTTGGTGCAACACTATTAGAAAGGGTACCATCAGGGAAAACAATCGTATCGATATTTTTTTCAGTTACAAATTGTGCGATTGCAGCAGTTAAGGCTTGATTGTCTGCAGTATTGAAACCTGCATTGATGTCTTGAAAAATAGAACTAACGCCATATTTTCCCAAATCAGAAAGATTGTCCTCTACAGTTCCCAATATTAATGCGCTTACTTCCGTACCCAACGCATTGGCAAGTGCCGCGCTATACGCTAAAAGTTCGCCAGTAGATTTTTTTATTTGACCTTGTCCGTGGTCGATGATTGCTAATACAGACATGTTGATAATATATTAAAGAGCGGATGCTCCGGATGTTCAATAAAATTTAATTACAATACTTTTTCTACTTCGTGAAGGATTTTGATCAAATCCGCTTCTTGACCTGCTTCGAATAACTTCACGCCGTCTTTTGCTGCCGGCAATTCGAATGATTCGATCGTTGTGAAAGATTCTGTCGCTGTTGGTTCGACCACTTTTAGAGGTTTGGAACGCGCACCCATGATGCCACGCATATTTGGAATTCTTTGTTCGGCCATACCTTTTGTACATCCAATTACAAATGGAGTCGCTACTGCATCTTTTTCTTCACCACCTTCGATTTCACGTGTGATTGTTGCGTTATTCCCTTCCAATTCTAATTTGGTCGCCAAAGGCAAATAAGGTAATTGTAATAATTCCGCTAAAATAGCGCCGACAGATCCGCCGTTAAAATCAATGGATTCTTTTCCCGTAAAAATAATATCGTAAGCGCCGGCTTGTGCGACGTTCGCAATTTCATTCGCAATTGTAAATGCATCTTTTGCTTCGCTATTTATACGAATCGCTTCATCGCCACCCAATGCCAATGCTTTACGTAAAATCGGATCAGATCCAGCATTGCCTACCGTTAAAATGTGTACGATCGTTGCGGGATCTTTTTCTTTTATTTCAATTGCTCTCACCAAAGAATACCATTCGTCATAAGGATTGATAATCCATTGTGTCGAAGACTCATCAGGCTGCGTATTATTTTCTTTGAAAGTAATTTTAGAAGTCGTGTCTGGCGTTTTGGATATTGCCACTAGAATTTTCATTCTTAATTGTTTTAAAATGTAACGAGATGTCCTTGTGTGTTGTAAGGACGCCAAATATAAATCAAATACAAGGAAAGTCTATATCGAAATTGGGAATTTTTCACAAAAAAATACTCCAGAAATAGAAATAACTGGAGTCGAAATGTATGTAATGTAAGAGAGTATTATTTTCTAGACAGCACGCTTCCTCTAGGACCTATAAAGTCCGATTTTGCGGGGAAATGTAATATTGTCTTGGAATATTTTTACGAGATCACTTTTCTAAGTTGTGCAGAGAAGTTTGTAGATGCGGCCTGATATACGCTTGTCAAAAGATTTCTGACAAATGCATGTGACGAAAAATCTTTGTTAGTTGTTTTTAGAGAATAATCAATATAGTGATATATAACTGTACTTTTTAGATCAATTACATAAAATGCTGGTAGTGGAAGGTTTTCCTCTACGCCTGACAACCAATCAGATAGATCGTTTTCTGTATCATATAAGCCAAATAGTTCTGCAATGAGATTTTCTTTGTCTTCGTAAATATTTAACTCTTTTTCACTTCTTATTTTGAAGGAAAAATCTTTTTTACTGCCATTCGTGATTAATAGCAACTGTCCGCCCATCACTTGTACATCTGCTTCCAAACCTTTCCATATTGAAATGTCTTCAATTTTTTTGGTTGCATTGACAAATGCAACTACAAGAGGCTTAGAAGAATCCAAAAAATCTTGAAATTGAATGTCTTTTGGAAAATCTTTGATTTCAGATTTTAGACTGATAAATGCATCTTTTGCAAAATGAATTTGTGGTAAAGCGTCTTTCGATAATAATGGAAAAAAATTGTAGTTAGAAGATGTCAAACTACTGTGGTGTCCCAGTACTGGGTGCAACGACTGTTGCGCATTTGCGAAATTGGTAGACATAATAAATTGAATTTAGATTGTCAGGATTTTTTTTTCCTGGTGAAAATTGTTAAGTATATAAAAGGATTGAAGCTAGTATTAGCAGCAACAACAATAACACATTCGCATATGTGTATAGAATAAGTATGATTTATTTCCTTTCATAGTGCAAACATAAAACTGCATTATTAATCTACCAAATTTATAGACTAATAAATTTAATTTTTTTTCAAAAAAAGGAAAATTTAGATAACGTTCAGACTAAAATTGTGTTATATCCTTGCAGATAGCGTTCTATTTCAAAGGAAAGAACTAAATTGCGCATCATCTTATTTTAAACAATTAATAGTTATGAGTCAGAAATTTGATTTTGGCATGGTAGGTCTGGGCGTTATGGGCCGCAACTTATTATACAATATGGCGGATAACGGTTTCAGTGTTATCGGTTTTGATTTAGACGCGGAGAAAGGTAAAGAGTTGGAAAACGGTGCAACTCCAGGTACTACAGTGAAAGGTGTTACGACTTGGGAAGAATTTGTTAGCGACTTGGCTACTCCTAGAAAAATAACGATGCTTGTCCCTGCAGGTAAACCTGTAGATTCTGTTATAGAAAGCCTTTTGCCTTTGTTGGAAAAAGGTGATATCATTATTGATGGTGGTAATTCTCATTATGTTGATACAGTACGTCGTGTGAAATATCTTGAACCAAAAGGTATCCATTTCATGGGAATGGGTGTATCTGGTGGTGAAAGTGGTGCGCGTCGTGGCCCTAGTATCATGCCAGGTGGTGATAAAGAAGCTTTTGAAGTCATCAAACCATTATTGGAAGCAGTTTCTGCTAAAGTAAACGGTGATCCTTGTACTGCATACATGGGTAAAGATGCTGCTGGTCACTATGTGAAAATGGTGCACAATGGTATTGAATACGCTATCATGCAATTGATTAGTGAAATCTATGATTTATTGCATCGTGGATTGGGCGTTACAAATGACGAATTATATGAAATCTTCAAAGAATGGAACGAAGGCGAATTGAGTTCTTTCTTAGTAGAAATCACTCGTGATATTTTCAAACAAAAAGATCCAGAAACTGGTGGCTATTTAGTTGATTATATTTTGGATAAAGCCGGTGCGAAAGGTACGGGTAAATGGACTTCTCAAGATGCAATGGATTCTGGCGTATCTATTCCTACAATTGACATCGCGGTTTCTTTGAGAACCATTTCTGCATACAAAGAAGAAAGAGCACAAGCTGCTAAATTATATGCTACTTCTCACACTCCTCTAAGTGTGGATAAGGCTGAATTTATCAAACAAGCTGGTGAAGCATTGTTCTTCGCAGTAATCATCAGTTATGCACAAGGTCTTGCTTTATTAGTTAAAGCTTCTCAAGAATTGAGCATGGATATTCCTTTGAAAGATGTAGTTAAAATCTGGAGAGGTGGTTGTATCATCCGCTCTACCTTGTTAGAACAATATTATCAAGCATATTCTAAAAATCCAACATTGCCTAACATCTTGTTGGACGAAGATATCGCTGCATTGGCAAAATCAAAAGTTGCTAGTTTACGTGAAGTAGTTGCTCAAGCAGCGAAAAGCAGCATCGCCGCAGGTGGTTTGCAAACTGCATTGGCTTATTTCGATGCATACACAACCGATCGTATGCCAACGAATTTGATCCAAGCGCAAAGAGATTTCTTCGGTTCTCATACTTATCAAAGAATTGATAAAGAAGGAACTTTCCATACACAATGGGGCAAATAATATATTGAAACGGCTGTGAAGCCGTTTCTCATTTTTTAAAAAGAATAACATGGCTTCAAAAGTTATTAAAAAGACCAACCCAACCATCGTGTTCATTTTCGGTGGTAGCGGTGACTTAAACCATAGAAAATTAACTCCAGCATTGTACAATTTGTACGTTGATGGATTTTTAAACGATCAATTTAAAGTGTATGGCTTGGGTCGTACAGATTATACGGATAAAAAATATCGCGATCACCTTTTGGAAGGTATTCAATTATTTTCCAGAAGAAAAGATGACGGTAAAGGACCTTGGAAAGAATTTTCTGAAAAAGTTCATTATCTAAAAATGGATGCTGGCGCAGGTACTGCGGAAGAGTATTCTATTTTGGATAAAGCCATTCAAGAAACGGAAAAAGAATGGAAAGTTGAGGCAGATGTGCTTTATTATTTGTCCGTAGGACCCAACTTATTCCCAATTATTGCAAAAGGAATCAGCACGATCAAATCTTCTCATAAAGAAGATAAAACAAGAATCGTTATCGAAAAACCATTCGGTCATGATCTTCAAACCGCTATGGATTTGAATAAATTGTTAGCTGGCTTATTCCAAGAAGATCAGATCTATCGTATCGATCACTATTTGGGTAAAGAAACTGTTCAAAATATCTTGGCTTTACGTTTTGCCAATACTTTATTTGAACCAATCTGGAATAATAAATATATCGATCACGTACAAATCACAGCTGCAGAAACCGTTGGTGTAGAAGATCGTGGTGGATATTATGATACATCCGGTGCATTACGTGATATGATTCAAAATCACATTTTGCAAGTATTATGTATGGTTGCAATGGAAGCGCCGGTTTCTTTTGATGCGAACGAAATTCGTAACAAAAAGACGGACGTTTTGAAAGCAATCAAACGCTATACAAACGAAGAAGTAAAAGAAAATGTAGTTCGTGGTCAATACGGCGCAGGTTGGATGAAAGGTTCCAAAGTAAATGCTTACAGAGAAGAAAAAGGTGTAGATCCTAATTCTGCTACGGAAACATATGCTGCGGTGAAATTCCAAATCGACAACTGGCGTTGGCAAGGAGTTCCTTTTTATGTAAGAAGTGGTAAATATTTAGCGGAAAAAACAACGTTGATTACTATTCATTTCAAACAAGCTCCTAATTATGCCTTCCCTGCGGAAGCGGTAGATGCTTGGAGACCTAACCGTCTAACATTGACTATCCAACCAGAAAATGATGTTCGTTTGTTATTCCAGGCAAAAAGACCGGGTCAAACGATGTCTTTGAATCCTGTAGAAATGGTTTTCAATTATGCGGATGCCTATAACGAACCACAACCAGAAGCATACGAAACATTACTTTTAGATGCAATGATGGGTAACTCTACACAGTTCATGCGTAATGATCAAGTAGAAATTGCATGGAAAGTTGTAATGCCAATTTTGGATTCTTGGAATTCCAAAGTGCCGGTAAGTTTTCCTAACTATTCTCCAGGAAGTTGGGGACCAGAAGAAGCAGATGCTTTGATCGCTAAAGACGGAAGATCTTGGACCAATTCTCCTACGAAAAGTTCTAAGGATAAATTATAATCATCGTTCTTTATAGATATTATGCAAAACCCTGTAAAGCTTGTATTTAAAGCAAATACAGGGTTTTATTTTTCAATTTTAAAGTAAGATTTTATGAATATTCAAGTATCAAAAGATATAAAAGGATTGAGTGAAGATTTTGCAAAATGGTTGGTGGCTTATTCCAATGACGTTTTGGAAAAACAAGATATTTTTACCATCGCCTTATCTGGTGGTAGCACGCCAAAGCTTTTACATGAACTGCTTGCGCAAGAGCCTTACAAAAGTCAAATTGATTGGAGTAAATGGCATTTTTTCATGGGAGATGAAAGATTTGTACCAATTACAGATGATCGTAGCAATGCAAAAATGGCTTACGAAACTTTGTTAAATCATGTACCTGTAAAAACAGAACAAATTCACTTTTACATCACGGAAAATATCAAACCAGAAGAATCTTCTAAAGTATATGAAGCGCTTTTGAAAGAATATTTTGCCGGAAAAGAAACGGGTTTGGATTTGGTAATTTTGGGTATGGGAGATGATGGTCATACGCTTTCCCTTTTCCCAGGTCAACCAATTATCCATGAAACAGAAAAATGGGTAGATAGTTTTTGGCTAGAAGCGCAGGATATGTACAGAATTACCATGACGCATCCAGTGGCAAATCATGCAGCGAGAGTGGCGTTTTTGGTTTCTGGTGAAAAGAAAATTCCTGCATTGAAAGAGGTTATTAAAGGTGCTTACAATCCAGACAAATATCCATCTCAAATTATCCAACCAAATCCTGGTGAATTATTTTGGTTTATTGATGAGGCAGCAGCAGCAGGGTTGAAATAAAATTTATTAAGCGAAAGATTGACATGGATTTTCAAAATGCCAAGTGGCAAGAATTTGCCAACAGACTTCAGAAAATATACAAACATAGAAGTAAAACTGCTCGAAGACAACAGATCTCTTGTTATCGGATTTATGACAATGATCTACCAAGTTTTCCATTTGTGATAGAAATCTATGGGGCAAATGCTTATGTTGCGGAATATCATCGTAATCACGGCATGGACGAAGCGACACATGAGGATTGGTTGAGTGATTGCATTCAATTAATTGCGCAGGTATTGGAAATGCAAGAGGAAAATGTGTACGTACGCCAACGTAAAAGAATGACACATCGCAATGAAAGTCAATATCAAAAATTGAATTACGATGGGGATGATTTTGATGTACAAGAAGGGGGGTTAAATTTTATCGTCAATCTTTCGCAATATTTGGATACGGGTTTATTTTTAGATCATCGCGTAACCCGAAATATGGTGCACAATATGTCCAAAGACAAACGTGTACTTAATTTGTTCTGCTATACAAGTTCTTTTTCGGTCTATGCTGCAGCTGGTGGAGCAAGCGAGGTTGTTTCGGTAGATTTATCCAAAACCTATTTGAGTTGGTCCGAAAGGAATTTCAAATTGAATGATTTAGATAATGACTCCAAATACAAATTTATCCACCAGGACGTAATGCAATATCTAAAAACCTTGGGACCTGATAGTTTTGATATTATCGTTTTGGATCCTCCCACATTCAGCAATAGTAAGAGAATGAAGGATATTTTGGATATCCAAAGAGATCATGCAGAATTAATCAATGATGCTTTACGTGCACTAGGAAAAGATGGCGTTTTAATATTCAGTACCAATTCACGCAAATTTGAATTGGAACAAGATGCAATTGTTGGTGCAAGTAGCATAAAAGACATCACCAAATTGACCACTCCATTTGATTTTGAAGGCAAAT from Rhizosphaericola mali includes:
- the gndA gene encoding NADP-dependent phosphogluconate dehydrogenase, yielding MSQKFDFGMVGLGVMGRNLLYNMADNGFSVIGFDLDAEKGKELENGATPGTTVKGVTTWEEFVSDLATPRKITMLVPAGKPVDSVIESLLPLLEKGDIIIDGGNSHYVDTVRRVKYLEPKGIHFMGMGVSGGESGARRGPSIMPGGDKEAFEVIKPLLEAVSAKVNGDPCTAYMGKDAAGHYVKMVHNGIEYAIMQLISEIYDLLHRGLGVTNDELYEIFKEWNEGELSSFLVEITRDIFKQKDPETGGYLVDYILDKAGAKGTGKWTSQDAMDSGVSIPTIDIAVSLRTISAYKEERAQAAKLYATSHTPLSVDKAEFIKQAGEALFFAVIISYAQGLALLVKASQELSMDIPLKDVVKIWRGGCIIRSTLLEQYYQAYSKNPTLPNILLDEDIAALAKSKVASLREVVAQAAKSSIAAGGLQTALAYFDAYTTDRMPTNLIQAQRDFFGSHTYQRIDKEGTFHTQWGK
- the zwf gene encoding glucose-6-phosphate dehydrogenase — protein: MASKVIKKTNPTIVFIFGGSGDLNHRKLTPALYNLYVDGFLNDQFKVYGLGRTDYTDKKYRDHLLEGIQLFSRRKDDGKGPWKEFSEKVHYLKMDAGAGTAEEYSILDKAIQETEKEWKVEADVLYYLSVGPNLFPIIAKGISTIKSSHKEDKTRIVIEKPFGHDLQTAMDLNKLLAGLFQEDQIYRIDHYLGKETVQNILALRFANTLFEPIWNNKYIDHVQITAAETVGVEDRGGYYDTSGALRDMIQNHILQVLCMVAMEAPVSFDANEIRNKKTDVLKAIKRYTNEEVKENVVRGQYGAGWMKGSKVNAYREEKGVDPNSATETYAAVKFQIDNWRWQGVPFYVRSGKYLAEKTTLITIHFKQAPNYAFPAEAVDAWRPNRLTLTIQPENDVRLLFQAKRPGQTMSLNPVEMVFNYADAYNEPQPEAYETLLLDAMMGNSTQFMRNDQVEIAWKVVMPILDSWNSKVPVSFPNYSPGSWGPEEADALIAKDGRSWTNSPTKSSKDKL
- a CDS encoding electron transfer flavoprotein subunit alpha/FixB family protein, whose product is MSVLAIIDHGQGQIKKSTGELLAYSAALANALGTEVSALILGTVEDNLSDLGKYGVSSIFQDINAGFNTADNQALTAAIAQFVTEKNIDTIVFPDGTLSNSVAPRLSAKLKAGFVSNAIGLPKLENGFSVKKAVYSGKAFAWYKINTAVKVISISSNSFEVKTSDATANVEAVSLNLEASKVTIQSVDIVKGEIPLSEASIVVSGGRGLKGPENWKIVEDLAHSLHAGLACSRPVSDSGWRPHHEHVGQTGKQIAPNLYIAAGISGAIQHLGGVNRSKVIVVINNDPEAPFFKAADYGIVGDVFEILPRLTAAVNNLN
- the pgl gene encoding 6-phosphogluconolactonase, whose translation is MNIQVSKDIKGLSEDFAKWLVAYSNDVLEKQDIFTIALSGGSTPKLLHELLAQEPYKSQIDWSKWHFFMGDERFVPITDDRSNAKMAYETLLNHVPVKTEQIHFYITENIKPEESSKVYEALLKEYFAGKETGLDLVILGMGDDGHTLSLFPGQPIIHETEKWVDSFWLEAQDMYRITMTHPVANHAARVAFLVSGEKKIPALKEVIKGAYNPDKYPSQIIQPNPGELFWFIDEAAAAGLK
- a CDS encoding electron transfer flavoprotein subunit beta/FixA family protein; this encodes MKILVAISKTPDTTSKITFKENNTQPDESSTQWIINPYDEWYSLVRAIEIKEKDPATIVHILTVGNAGSDPILRKALALGGDEAIRINSEAKDAFTIANEIANVAQAGAYDIIFTGKESIDFNGGSVGAILAELLQLPYLPLATKLELEGNNATITREIEGGEEKDAVATPFVIGCTKGMAEQRIPNMRGIMGARSKPLKVVEPTATESFTTIESFELPAAKDGVKLFEAGQEADLIKILHEVEKVL
- a CDS encoding class I SAM-dependent methyltransferase; the protein is MDFQNAKWQEFANRLQKIYKHRSKTARRQQISCYRIYDNDLPSFPFVIEIYGANAYVAEYHRNHGMDEATHEDWLSDCIQLIAQVLEMQEENVYVRQRKRMTHRNESQYQKLNYDGDDFDVQEGGLNFIVNLSQYLDTGLFLDHRVTRNMVHNMSKDKRVLNLFCYTSSFSVYAAAGGASEVVSVDLSKTYLSWSERNFKLNDLDNDSKYKFIHQDVMQYLKTLGPDSFDIIVLDPPTFSNSKRMKDILDIQRDHAELINDALRALGKDGVLIFSTNSRKFELEQDAIVGASSIKDITKLTTPFDFEGKLFRWCYEIKK